In the genome of Pseudomonas sp. HS6, one region contains:
- the hutH gene encoding histidine ammonia-lyase has product MTTPTHEPVTFGERPLRIEDVLALANRQAPVQLQSDADYRERIAKGARFLDSLLDKEGVIYGVTTGYGDSCVVAVPLHHVEALPRHLYTFHGCGLGKLFDAQATRAVLAARLQSLCHGVSGVRIELLERLHAFLEHDILPLIPEEGSVGASGDLTPLSYVAATLSGEREVMFRGERRQAADVHRELGWTPLVLRPKEALALMNGTAVMTGLACLAYARADYLLQLATRITALNVVALQGNPEHFDERLFAAKPHPGQMQVAAWLRKDLAIDAPTAPLHRLQDRYSLRCAPHVLGVLADSLNWLRSFIETELNSANDNPIIDAEAERVLHGGHFYGGHIAFAMDSLKNLVANVADLLDRQLALLVDERYNHGLPSNLSGASADRAMLNHGFKAVQIGASAWTAEALKNTMPASVFSRSTECHNQDKVSMGTIAARDAIRVLELTEQVAAATLLAANQGVWLRGRDEDARPLPPSLAAMHEQLAQDFPPVIEDRALEGELRLCLQRIAEQHWRLHA; this is encoded by the coding sequence ATGACGACGCCAACCCATGAGCCGGTAACCTTCGGCGAACGCCCTTTGCGCATCGAAGACGTGCTGGCCCTGGCCAACCGTCAGGCGCCCGTGCAGTTGCAGAGCGACGCCGACTACCGCGAACGCATCGCCAAAGGCGCGCGGTTCCTCGATTCGCTGCTGGACAAGGAAGGCGTGATCTACGGCGTCACTACCGGCTATGGCGACTCCTGCGTGGTCGCGGTGCCGCTGCATCACGTCGAGGCGCTGCCGCGTCATCTCTACACCTTCCACGGTTGCGGGCTGGGCAAACTGTTCGACGCCCAGGCCACCCGCGCGGTGCTGGCGGCGCGTTTGCAGTCGCTGTGCCACGGCGTGTCCGGCGTGCGCATCGAACTGCTGGAACGCCTGCACGCCTTCCTTGAGCACGACATCCTGCCGCTGATTCCCGAAGAAGGCTCGGTGGGAGCCAGCGGTGATCTGACGCCGCTGTCCTACGTTGCCGCGACCCTGTCCGGCGAGCGTGAAGTGATGTTTCGTGGCGAACGCCGCCAGGCTGCCGACGTGCATCGCGAACTGGGCTGGACGCCGCTGGTGTTGCGTCCCAAGGAAGCGCTGGCACTGATGAACGGCACCGCCGTGATGACCGGTCTCGCCTGTCTCGCCTATGCTCGCGCCGATTATCTGCTGCAACTGGCCACCCGCATCACCGCGTTGAACGTGGTGGCGTTGCAAGGCAATCCGGAGCACTTCGATGAGCGCCTGTTCGCCGCCAAGCCGCATCCGGGGCAGATGCAAGTCGCCGCGTGGCTGCGCAAGGATCTGGCGATCGACGCGCCGACCGCGCCGCTGCACCGCTTGCAGGATCGCTACTCGCTGCGCTGCGCACCGCACGTGCTCGGCGTACTGGCCGACAGCCTGAACTGGCTGCGTTCGTTCATCGAGACCGAACTCAACAGCGCCAACGACAACCCGATCATCGACGCCGAAGCCGAGCGTGTGCTGCACGGCGGGCATTTCTACGGCGGGCATATCGCGTTCGCCATGGACAGCCTGAAAAACCTCGTGGCCAACGTCGCCGACCTGCTCGACCGACAACTCGCGCTGCTGGTGGACGAGCGTTACAACCACGGTTTGCCGAGCAACCTGTCCGGCGCCAGCGCCGACCGGGCAATGCTCAACCACGGCTTCAAGGCTGTACAGATCGGTGCCAGCGCATGGACCGCCGAAGCGTTGAAAAACACCATGCCGGCCAGCGTCTTCTCGCGCTCCACCGAATGTCACAACCAGGACAAGGTGAGCATGGGCACCATCGCCGCCCGCGACGCCATTCGTGTGCTGGAGCTGACCGAACAGGTCGCTGCCGCCACGCTGCTCGCGGCCAATCAGGGCGTCTGGCTGCGTGGCCGTGATGAAGACGCACGACCGCTGCCACCGTCGCTGGCCGCCATGCATGAGCAACTGGCGCAAGACTTCCCGCCGGTGATCGAAGACCGTGCCCTGGAAGGCGAATTGCGTCTGTGTCTGCAACGCATCGCCGAGCAACACTGGAGGCTGCATGCGTAG